In Microtus pennsylvanicus isolate mMicPen1 chromosome 12, mMicPen1.hap1, whole genome shotgun sequence, the following proteins share a genomic window:
- the Polm gene encoding DNA-directed DNA/RNA polymerase mu isoform X2: MLPKRRRVRAESPHRAVASFAPPRFPGVAIYLAEPRMGRSRRAFLTRLARSKGFRILDAYSSEVTHVVLEQTSAKEATCWQKNMAAHHPGGPQPVLLDISWFTESMAAGQPVPEEVRHRLEIAEPMKEPPGSVMIPTYACQRPTPLIHHNTTLSEALETLAEAAGFEGNEGRLLSFCRAASVLKSLPWPVTSMSQLQGLPHLGGHSSRVIQELLEHGTCEEVEQVRCSERHQTMKLFTQVFGVGVKTANRWYQEGLRTLDELREQSQKLTKQQKAVLSGPEHPSWTSRCRGSAAGGGGGRESDSSWSHCHADWWFPEGLVLYHQHHRSHLDSAHLLRQNYNMDAFERTFCILSLHQPPHTALEGPLHPCPTWKAVRVDLVVTPNSLFPFALLGWTGSQLFERELRRFSRQEKGLWLNSHGLFDPEQKTFFHATSEEDIFRLLGLNYLPPEQRNA, encoded by the exons ATGCTTCCCAAGCGGCGGCGAGTGCGGGCCGAGTCCCCACACCGCGCTGTTGCTTCCTTCGCGCCGCCGCGCTTCCCGGGGGTGGCCATCTACCTGGCCGAGCCGCGCATGGGCCGCAGTCGCCGGGCCTTCCTCACGCGCCTGGCGCGGTCCAAAGGCTTCCGCATCCTAGATGCCTACAG CTCAGAGGTGACGcatgtggtgctggagcagacCTCAGCCAAGGAGGCCACCTGCTGGCAGAAGAATATGGCTGCTCATCACCCAGGCGGCCCCCAGCCAGTTCTGCTGGACATCAGCTGGTTTACAGAGAGCATGGCAGCTGGGCAGCCTGTCCCTGAGGAGGTCCGGCACCGCCTGGAG ATAGCAGAACCCATGAAGGAGCCCCCAGGCTCAGTGATGATACCAACTTATGCCTGTCAACGTCCCACGCCTCTTATACACCACAATACTACCCTCTCA GAGGCTCTGGAGACGCTGGCAGAGGCAGCAGGTTTTGAAGGCAATGAGGGCCGTCTCCTCTCCTTCTGCAGAGCAGCCTCGGTGCTCAAGTCCCTTCCCTGGCCTGTCACATCCATGAGTCAGCTGCAGGGGCTGCCCCACCTTGGAGGACATTCCTCTAGAGTAATCCAG GAGCTGCTAGAACATGGAACTTGTGAGGAGGTGGAGCAAGTCCGCTGCTCAGAAAGGCACCAGACCATGAAG CTCTTCACCCAAGTCTTTGGGGTTGGTGTGAAGACTGCCAACCGGTGGTACCAGGAAGGACTCCGAACCCTGGATGAGCTCAGAGAGCAGTCCCAGAAACTGAccaaacagcagaaagcag TACTATCAGGACCTGAGCACCCCAGTTGGACGAGCCGATGCCGAGGCTCTGCAGCAGGTGGTGGAGGCGGCCGTGAGTCAGACTCTTCCTGGAGCCACTGTCACGCTGACTGGTGGTTTCCGGAG GGACTGGTCCTGTATCACCAGCACCATCGCAGCCACTTAGACTCTGCCCACCTCCTGCGGCAGAACTACAACATGGATGCTTTTGAGAGGACTTTCTGCATCTTGTCCTTGCACCAACCCCCACACACAGCTTTAGAGGGGCCCCTACATCCCTGTCCAACCTGGAAAGCTGTGAGGGTAGATCTTGTGGTCACCCCCAACAGCCTGTTCCCTTTCGCTCTTCTTGGTTGGACTGGCTCCCAG CTTTTTGAGCGGGAGCTGCGGCGTTTCAGTCGGCAAGAGAAGGGGCTGTGGCTGAACAGCCATGGGCTGTTTGATCCTGAACAG AAGACATTTTTTCATGCAACTTCTGAGGAAGACATTTTCAGACTCCTGGGTCTCAACTACCTTCCTCCAGAGCAGAGAAATGCCTGA
- the Polm gene encoding DNA-directed DNA/RNA polymerase mu isoform X1 produces MLPKRRRVRAESPHRAVASFAPPRFPGVAIYLAEPRMGRSRRAFLTRLARSKGFRILDAYSSEVTHVVLEQTSAKEATCWQKNMAAHHPGGPQPVLLDISWFTESMAAGQPVPEEVRHRLEIAEPMKEPPGSVMIPTYACQRPTPLIHHNTTLSEALETLAEAAGFEGNEGRLLSFCRAASVLKSLPWPVTSMSQLQGLPHLGGHSSRVIQELLEHGTCEEVEQVRCSERHQTMKLFTQVFGVGVKTANRWYQEGLRTLDELREQSQKLTKQQKAGLQYYQDLSTPVGRADAEALQQVVEAAVSQTLPGATVTLTGGFRRGKLQGHDVDFLITHPEEGQEVGLLPRVISHLQSQGLVLYHQHHRSHLDSAHLLRQNYNMDAFERTFCILSLHQPPHTALEGPLHPCPTWKAVRVDLVVTPNSLFPFALLGWTGSQLFERELRRFSRQEKGLWLNSHGLFDPEQKTFFHATSEEDIFRLLGLNYLPPEQRNA; encoded by the exons ATGCTTCCCAAGCGGCGGCGAGTGCGGGCCGAGTCCCCACACCGCGCTGTTGCTTCCTTCGCGCCGCCGCGCTTCCCGGGGGTGGCCATCTACCTGGCCGAGCCGCGCATGGGCCGCAGTCGCCGGGCCTTCCTCACGCGCCTGGCGCGGTCCAAAGGCTTCCGCATCCTAGATGCCTACAG CTCAGAGGTGACGcatgtggtgctggagcagacCTCAGCCAAGGAGGCCACCTGCTGGCAGAAGAATATGGCTGCTCATCACCCAGGCGGCCCCCAGCCAGTTCTGCTGGACATCAGCTGGTTTACAGAGAGCATGGCAGCTGGGCAGCCTGTCCCTGAGGAGGTCCGGCACCGCCTGGAG ATAGCAGAACCCATGAAGGAGCCCCCAGGCTCAGTGATGATACCAACTTATGCCTGTCAACGTCCCACGCCTCTTATACACCACAATACTACCCTCTCA GAGGCTCTGGAGACGCTGGCAGAGGCAGCAGGTTTTGAAGGCAATGAGGGCCGTCTCCTCTCCTTCTGCAGAGCAGCCTCGGTGCTCAAGTCCCTTCCCTGGCCTGTCACATCCATGAGTCAGCTGCAGGGGCTGCCCCACCTTGGAGGACATTCCTCTAGAGTAATCCAG GAGCTGCTAGAACATGGAACTTGTGAGGAGGTGGAGCAAGTCCGCTGCTCAGAAAGGCACCAGACCATGAAG CTCTTCACCCAAGTCTTTGGGGTTGGTGTGAAGACTGCCAACCGGTGGTACCAGGAAGGACTCCGAACCCTGGATGAGCTCAGAGAGCAGTCCCAGAAACTGAccaaacagcagaaagcag GGCTCCAGTACTATCAGGACCTGAGCACCCCAGTTGGACGAGCCGATGCCGAGGCTCTGCAGCAGGTGGTGGAGGCGGCCGTGAGTCAGACTCTTCCTGGAGCCACTGTCACGCTGACTGGTGGTTTCCGGAG GGGGAAGTTACAAGGTCATGATGTGGACTTCCTGATCACTCACCCTGAGGAGGGCCAGGAAGTGGGTCTGCTACCCAGAGTGATAAGCCACCTACAGAGCCAG GGACTGGTCCTGTATCACCAGCACCATCGCAGCCACTTAGACTCTGCCCACCTCCTGCGGCAGAACTACAACATGGATGCTTTTGAGAGGACTTTCTGCATCTTGTCCTTGCACCAACCCCCACACACAGCTTTAGAGGGGCCCCTACATCCCTGTCCAACCTGGAAAGCTGTGAGGGTAGATCTTGTGGTCACCCCCAACAGCCTGTTCCCTTTCGCTCTTCTTGGTTGGACTGGCTCCCAG CTTTTTGAGCGGGAGCTGCGGCGTTTCAGTCGGCAAGAGAAGGGGCTGTGGCTGAACAGCCATGGGCTGTTTGATCCTGAACAG AAGACATTTTTTCATGCAACTTCTGAGGAAGACATTTTCAGACTCCTGGGTCTCAACTACCTTCCTCCAGAGCAGAGAAATGCCTGA